AGCCTCAACCCGCTGAAGTGGGCGGGCGAGTTGTGGCACGTGACCACTTCGGCTGCGGATGCCCTCGAACGCGCGGTGGTGGGGGCCGCCGAGTTGACCGTCGGTGTCCTCGCGGGCGCACCCAATTCCTCCCTCGTCGGCCCGGTCTCCCGGATGCGACGGTTCAGCGCGGCCAGGGTGGAGATCGCCGACCTCGAGAAGGTGTGCGGCGCTTACGGCGTGACGCTCAATGACGTGGCGCTCGCGGCCATCACCGGCAGCTACCGTTCGATGCTGCTCGATCGGGGGGAGGCGCCGAGCGCCGGCGCGTTGCGGACGCTGGTCCCGGTGTCGGTGCGGGCCATGGATGACCTCGGGGTGACCGACAACCGGGTGTCGGCCATGCTGCCGCTGCTGCCCGTCGACGAGCCCGACCCGGTCGCACGGTTGACCGTCGTGCACGAGCGGCTGGCGAGGGTGAAGGCCAGCGGCCAGCGGGAGGGGGCGAGCGCCTTGCTGGTGGCGGCACAGAGAATTCCGTTTGCGTTGTCGGCGTGGACGATTCGACTGCTGACCATGTTCCCTCAGCGTTCCGTCACCGCGTTGGCGACCAATGTCCCCGGCCCCCGCGAACGACAACGCGTGATGGGTCGCGAGGTGCTGGAGATCATCCCCGTCCCGCCGATCGCGCTGCAACTTCGCACGGGCATCGCGATGTTCAGCTACGCCGACCGGTTTTTCTTCGGCATCATCGCCGACTACGACAGCGCCCCCGACGTCGACGCGCTGGCGGCGGGAATCGAGTCCGAGGTGGCCACGCTCGCGGACCTGAGTGGCGGGCGTACGAAACGACGCGAGCGATCCGGCCACCCGCCGGCGAGTGCCAGTTGAGGACTGCGCCGCAGCCCTCCCTCAGAAGGAGTGAC
The DNA window shown above is from Mycolicibacterium confluentis and carries:
- a CDS encoding WS/DGAT/MGAT family O-acyltransferase gives rise to the protein MEHLSPLDAGFLEAEDSDPHISLAVGVVSIIAGPVPEFSEMLAALTDRAQDIPRFTQRLHTHPLDIESPEWVPDPHFDISHHVHRAALPEPGGDAELFALVAGLMEGRLDRERPLWQSWVIEGLSDDRWAVLVKVHHCIADGIATSETLGRLFDDGGPHTSFASDIRASKEPDAPMMPRFPRPSLNPLKWAGELWHVTTSAADALERAVVGAAELTVGVLAGAPNSSLVGPVSRMRRFSAARVEIADLEKVCGAYGVTLNDVALAAITGSYRSMLLDRGEAPSAGALRTLVPVSVRAMDDLGVTDNRVSAMLPLLPVDEPDPVARLTVVHERLARVKASGQREGASALLVAAQRIPFALSAWTIRLLTMFPQRSVTALATNVPGPRERQRVMGREVLEIIPVPPIALQLRTGIAMFSYADRFFFGIIADYDSAPDVDALAAGIESEVATLADLSGGRTKRRERSGHPPASAS